From a region of the Streptomyces tirandamycinicus genome:
- a CDS encoding sirohydrochlorin chelatase, which translates to MTEPAHPRESPLPNPLPLDSSAQLLIRITAQLGAQLSHVQLNGVRRPMTSPSLPPAAAGGPFTARAAAAHGAAEQSGAVQGATEQGAPAPVLVAVAHGSRDPRALRTVNRLLDRVRELRPGADVRLGHIELDAPLLPDTLAGLRGREAVLVPLLLGRGFHVRHDIPAAVAAAGVRARLAPPLGPHPLLVEALHDRLVEAGWRDEESRARGAGVVLAAAGSRDPASAADARRTAALLTERLGGVPVVPAYASATSPTVPEALRALAARGRHRVALASYFTAPGRFASAARSAAPWVAAAPLGDHPALARLVLHRYDAARDAPYPTAAPRPLVIA; encoded by the coding sequence ATGACGGAGCCGGCACACCCCCGCGAGTCACCGCTTCCGAACCCGCTGCCCCTCGACAGCTCCGCCCAGCTGCTCATCCGCATCACCGCGCAGCTCGGGGCACAGCTCAGTCATGTCCAGCTCAACGGAGTGCGCAGACCCATGACTTCTCCCAGCCTCCCGCCCGCCGCCGCGGGCGGCCCGTTCACGGCCCGGGCGGCCGCCGCGCATGGCGCAGCCGAGCAGAGTGGCGCCGTGCAGGGCGCCACCGAGCAGGGCGCCCCCGCACCCGTCCTCGTCGCCGTCGCCCACGGCAGCCGGGACCCCCGCGCCCTGCGGACCGTCAACCGCCTGCTGGACCGGGTACGGGAGCTGCGCCCCGGTGCCGACGTGCGGCTCGGGCACATCGAGCTCGACGCCCCGCTGCTCCCCGACACCCTCGCCGGCCTGCGGGGCCGCGAGGCCGTGCTGGTGCCGCTGCTGCTGGGACGCGGCTTCCACGTCAGGCACGACATCCCCGCAGCCGTGGCCGCCGCCGGGGTGCGCGCCCGGCTCGCGCCGCCGCTCGGACCGCACCCGCTGCTCGTCGAGGCGCTCCACGACCGGCTGGTGGAAGCCGGCTGGCGGGACGAGGAGTCGCGCGCCCGCGGCGCCGGGGTGGTCCTCGCCGCCGCCGGGTCGCGCGACCCGGCGTCCGCCGCCGACGCCCGGCGGACCGCCGCCCTGCTCACCGAGCGCCTCGGCGGTGTCCCCGTCGTCCCGGCCTACGCCTCCGCCACCTCGCCCACCGTCCCCGAGGCGCTGCGGGCGCTGGCCGCGCGCGGCCGGCACCGGGTCGCGCTCGCCTCGTACTTCACCGCGCCCGGCCGGTTCGCCTCGGCGGCCCGCAGCGCGGCGCCGTGGGTCGCGGCCGCGCCGCTCGGCGACCACCCCGCGCTCGCCCGGCTCGTCCTCCACCGCTACGACGCGGCCCGGGACGCCCCGTACCCGACGGCCGCCCCGCGCCCGCTGGTCATTGCCTGA
- a CDS encoding SanA/YdcF family protein — MRKFPTGRRVPGGPVGRRGGPGGPVRRLLGPGGLLRRLLGPGTTRGGRVPGAAVRRPLVPGPLLRRRLVPRTTRGRRRTVQALMLAAVCALAPATWLHAVAGERTGTVAGSPERDVAVVFGAGLREGRPTPYLAHRLDTAAELYRAGKVRVVLVTGDNSRADYDEPDAMRTYLVRRGVPDDRIVSDHAGFDTWDSCVRAKRIFGVDRAVLVTQGFHIRRALALCDAAGIESYGVGVAEPHDRVWYYGGVRELFAAGKAALDVALRPDPRFLGPREPGVTEALAAAATAP; from the coding sequence ATGCGGAAGTTCCCGACGGGCCGGCGGGTGCCGGGCGGACCGGTGGGGCGCCGGGGCGGGCCCGGCGGACCGGTGCGGCGACTCCTCGGGCCCGGCGGGCTCCTGCGGCGCCTCCTCGGGCCGGGGACCACGCGGGGCGGGCGCGTACCGGGCGCGGCCGTGCGGCGCCCGCTCGTACCCGGCCCGCTGCTGCGGCGCCGGCTGGTGCCCCGGACCACGCGGGGCAGGCGGCGCACCGTGCAGGCGCTGATGCTCGCGGCGGTCTGCGCGCTCGCCCCGGCGACCTGGCTGCACGCCGTGGCCGGCGAACGCACCGGCACCGTCGCCGGCTCCCCCGAGCGCGATGTGGCCGTGGTGTTCGGCGCCGGGCTGCGCGAGGGCCGGCCGACCCCGTATCTGGCCCACCGGCTCGACACCGCGGCGGAGCTGTACCGCGCCGGGAAGGTCAGGGTCGTCCTCGTCACCGGGGACAACAGCCGGGCCGACTACGACGAGCCGGACGCGATGCGGACGTACCTCGTCCGGCGCGGTGTGCCGGACGACCGGATCGTCAGCGACCACGCGGGCTTCGACACCTGGGACTCCTGCGTCCGCGCCAAGAGGATCTTCGGGGTCGACCGGGCCGTGCTGGTGACCCAGGGCTTCCACATCAGGCGCGCGCTGGCGCTGTGCGACGCCGCGGGGATCGAGTCGTACGGCGTCGGCGTCGCCGAGCCCCACGACCGGGTCTGGTACTACGGCGGCGTGCGCGAGCTGTTCGCGGCCGGCAAGGCGGCACTGGACGTCGCGCTGCGGCCGGACCCGCGCTTCCTGGGGCCCCGCGAGCCGGGCGTCACCGAGGCCCTGGCCGCGGCGGCCACCGCGCCCTGA
- a CDS encoding molybdopterin oxidoreductase family protein translates to MSHAPAPAPAPALVPTHCPYCALQCGMNLRGSGETVEVVERDDFPVNRGALCGKGRTAPAVLSSRVRLTGPLVRRPATGRLEPATWEEALRVTADGLRRTRARHGADAVGVFGGGGLTNEKAYALGKFARVVLGTSQIDYNGRFCMSSAAAAHNKAFGLDRGLPFPLEDIPRTGCVLLVGSNLAETMPPALRYLTELKDNGGTLIVVDPRRTKTAEQADLHLAPRPGTDLALALGLLHLVVAQGRTDREFIRERTTGWEEARAAAMAHWPELVERITGVGVPRLREAAALFCDAPNAMVLTARGPEQQSKGTDTVGAWINLALATGNAGRPLAGYGCLTGQGNGQGGREHGQKADQLPGYRKLDDPAARAHVAGVWGVDPDSLPGPGRSAYELLDALGRDVRSLLLMGSNPVVSAPRAAHVEERLRSLDFLAVADVVLSETAELADVVLPVTQWAEETGTTTNLEGRVLLRRRALTPPPGVRSDLEVIHGLAGLLGHEKGFPTDPEEVFGELRRASSGGPADYAGISYRRLEEEQGVFWPCPEPGVPGQGAGMPGSGPRLEAGETGGPAREPGTGAGQTGGPAREPAMEAGQTGGPAGEPHPGTPRLFLDRFATPDGRARFVPVVHREAAEPTDAEYPVVLTTGRVVAQYQSGAQTRRVDELNAAAPGPFVQLHPQLAARVGVADGEPVAVVSRRGRAVAPARVSEAIRPDTVFMPFHWPGAGRANTLTNPALDPTSRMPEFKVCAVRLERSQD, encoded by the coding sequence ATGTCCCACGCACCGGCCCCGGCGCCCGCCCCCGCCCTCGTCCCGACCCACTGCCCCTACTGCGCCCTGCAGTGCGGGATGAACCTGCGCGGGTCCGGGGAGACGGTCGAGGTCGTGGAGCGGGACGACTTCCCGGTCAACCGGGGTGCTCTGTGCGGCAAGGGACGCACGGCACCCGCGGTGCTCTCCTCCCGGGTCAGGCTGACCGGGCCCCTGGTCCGACGCCCCGCCACAGGCAGGCTCGAACCGGCCACCTGGGAGGAGGCTCTCCGCGTCACCGCCGACGGACTGCGGCGCACCCGCGCACGGCACGGGGCGGACGCCGTCGGCGTGTTCGGCGGCGGGGGCCTCACCAACGAGAAGGCGTACGCGCTGGGCAAGTTCGCACGGGTGGTGCTCGGCACCTCCCAGATCGACTACAACGGGCGCTTCTGCATGTCCTCGGCGGCGGCCGCGCACAACAAGGCGTTCGGGCTGGACCGGGGGCTGCCCTTCCCGCTGGAGGACATCCCGCGCACCGGCTGCGTCCTCCTCGTCGGCTCCAACCTCGCCGAGACCATGCCGCCCGCGCTGCGGTACCTCACCGAGCTGAAGGACAACGGCGGCACGCTGATCGTCGTCGACCCGCGCCGTACGAAGACCGCGGAGCAGGCCGACCTGCACCTCGCGCCGCGCCCGGGCACCGATCTCGCGCTCGCGCTCGGGCTGCTGCACCTGGTGGTGGCGCAGGGCCGCACCGACCGGGAGTTCATCCGGGAGCGCACGACCGGGTGGGAGGAGGCCAGGGCGGCCGCCATGGCGCACTGGCCCGAGCTGGTCGAACGGATCACCGGGGTGGGCGTTCCCCGGCTGCGGGAGGCCGCGGCCCTGTTCTGCGACGCCCCGAACGCGATGGTGCTCACCGCCCGCGGGCCGGAACAGCAGTCCAAGGGCACGGACACGGTCGGTGCCTGGATCAACCTCGCCCTCGCCACCGGCAACGCGGGCCGGCCGCTGGCCGGCTACGGCTGCCTCACCGGCCAGGGCAACGGGCAGGGCGGCCGGGAGCACGGCCAGAAGGCCGACCAGCTCCCCGGGTACCGCAAGCTCGACGACCCGGCCGCACGTGCGCATGTGGCCGGGGTGTGGGGGGTCGACCCCGACTCGCTGCCCGGCCCCGGCCGGAGCGCGTACGAACTGCTCGACGCGCTGGGCCGGGACGTACGGTCGCTGCTGCTGATGGGTTCGAACCCGGTGGTGTCCGCACCCCGGGCCGCGCACGTGGAGGAACGGCTGCGCTCCCTGGACTTCCTCGCCGTCGCCGACGTGGTCCTGTCGGAGACGGCGGAACTGGCGGACGTCGTCCTGCCGGTGACCCAGTGGGCGGAGGAGACGGGGACGACGACCAACCTGGAGGGCAGGGTGCTGCTGCGCCGCCGGGCGCTGACACCGCCGCCGGGGGTGCGCAGCGATCTGGAGGTCATCCACGGACTCGCCGGGCTGCTGGGGCACGAGAAGGGCTTCCCCACGGACCCGGAAGAGGTCTTCGGGGAGCTGCGGCGCGCCTCGTCCGGCGGCCCCGCGGACTACGCGGGCATCAGCTACCGGCGGCTGGAGGAGGAGCAGGGCGTGTTCTGGCCCTGCCCGGAGCCGGGCGTGCCCGGACAGGGGGCGGGCATGCCCGGATCGGGGCCGAGGTTGGAGGCCGGGGAGACCGGCGGGCCCGCACGCGAACCGGGCACGGGGGCCGGACAGACCGGCGGACCCGCACGCGAACCGGCCATGGAGGCCGGGCAGACCGGCGGACCGGCCGGGGAGCCCCACCCGGGGACGCCGCGGCTGTTCCTCGACCGGTTCGCGACACCGGACGGGCGGGCGAGGTTCGTGCCCGTGGTGCACCGGGAGGCCGCCGAGCCCACCGACGCCGAGTACCCCGTCGTGCTGACCACCGGACGGGTCGTGGCCCAGTACCAGTCGGGGGCTCAGACCCGCCGGGTGGACGAGCTGAACGCGGCCGCCCCCGGCCCGTTCGTCCAACTGCATCCGCAGCTCGCGGCGCGGGTGGGGGTCGCGGACGGCGAGCCGGTCGCGGTGGTCTCGCGCCGCGGCCGGGCGGTCGCACCGGCCCGGGTGAGCGAGGCGATCCGCCCCGACACGGTGTTCATGCCCTTCCACTGGCCGGGGGCGGGCCGCGCCAACACGCTGACCAACCCGGCTCTCGACCCGACGTCGCGGATGCCGGAGTTCAAGGTCTGCGCGGTGCGCCTGGAGCGGTCGCAGGACTGA
- a CDS encoding gamma-glutamylcyclotransferase family protein, whose amino-acid sequence MTGRHGEPRLPFFVYGTLRAGRHNHDLYLRGSTAAEEPARLRGALLYEGPGYPYAVEGDGVVTGELVTAAPERYGGLVAVLDRLEEYFGPGDPRNLFVRVERTVHTASGGVPAWVYLAAGPVARELRAKGTPIPGGDWSARG is encoded by the coding sequence GTGACGGGCCGGCACGGGGAGCCCCGGCTGCCGTTCTTCGTCTACGGCACCCTCCGCGCGGGCCGGCACAACCACGACCTCTACCTGCGCGGGAGCACCGCGGCCGAGGAACCCGCCCGGTTGCGCGGCGCGCTGCTGTACGAGGGGCCGGGCTACCCGTACGCCGTCGAGGGCGACGGTGTCGTCACCGGCGAACTCGTCACCGCGGCGCCGGAGCGGTACGGCGGGCTCGTGGCCGTACTCGACCGCCTGGAGGAGTACTTCGGCCCCGGCGACCCGCGCAACCTCTTTGTGCGGGTCGAGCGCACCGTCCACACGGCGTCGGGCGGGGTACCGGCCTGGGTGTACCTGGCGGCGGGACCGGTGGCACGAGAACTGCGTGCGAAGGGCACCCCGATCCCCGGCGGCGACTGGTCCGCGCGGGGCTGA
- the cutA gene encoding divalent-cation tolerance protein CutA: protein MFVTRALTVVTTTDSAAKAEELARGAVEARLAACAQISAPVTSVYHWRNAIETGEEWQVLLKTTEERYDALEAHLLAHHDYDTPEIIATPVLRGSAEYLAWIAAETAERA, encoded by the coding sequence GTGTTCGTGACCCGGGCCCTGACCGTTGTGACCACCACCGACAGCGCCGCCAAGGCCGAGGAGCTGGCCCGCGGCGCGGTGGAGGCGAGGCTGGCCGCCTGCGCGCAGATCTCGGCGCCTGTCACCTCCGTGTACCACTGGCGGAACGCCATCGAGACCGGTGAGGAGTGGCAGGTCCTGCTGAAGACCACCGAGGAACGCTATGACGCCCTGGAGGCGCATCTGCTCGCCCACCACGACTACGACACCCCCGAGATCATCGCGACACCGGTCCTCCGGGGCAGCGCGGAGTACCTGGCGTGGATCGCGGCGGAGACCGCGGAGCGGGCGTGA
- a CDS encoding NADPH-dependent FMN reductase — protein MNHTPQASSAPSVSIAPSTTGAAAPSATVTGAAGPLRLALVVGSNREGRFAPVVADWFLDRARAREDFAVDVVDLAEVQLPTVLSGSPGAAVRAELAKVSPRLADADAFVVLTPEYNHSFPAALKNLVDWHFTEWQAKPVGFLSYGGVSGGLRAVEQLRQVFAEMHAVTVRDTVSFANAGRQFDTEGRHRDPAAPEAAVKTMLDQLAWWGAALREAKARRPYGG, from the coding sequence ATGAATCACACCCCGCAGGCATCCTCCGCCCCGTCCGTATCCATCGCCCCGTCCACGACCGGGGCCGCGGCCCCGTCCGCCACCGTGACCGGGGCCGCCGGACCCCTGAGGCTCGCCCTCGTCGTGGGCAGCAACCGGGAGGGCCGCTTCGCGCCGGTCGTCGCCGACTGGTTCCTCGACCGGGCCCGCGCCCGCGAGGACTTCGCGGTCGATGTCGTCGACCTCGCCGAGGTGCAGCTCCCCACCGTGCTCTCCGGCAGTCCCGGCGCGGCCGTGCGTGCCGAACTCGCCAAGGTCTCGCCCCGGCTCGCGGACGCCGACGCGTTCGTCGTCCTCACCCCCGAGTACAACCACTCGTTCCCCGCCGCGCTGAAGAACCTCGTCGACTGGCACTTCACCGAGTGGCAGGCCAAGCCCGTCGGGTTCCTCTCCTACGGTGGCGTCTCCGGCGGGCTGCGCGCCGTGGAGCAGCTGCGCCAGGTCTTCGCCGAGATGCACGCCGTCACCGTCCGGGACACCGTCTCCTTCGCGAACGCCGGGCGGCAGTTCGACACCGAGGGGCGGCACCGGGATCCGGCCGCGCCCGAGGCCGCCGTCAAGACCATGCTCGACCAGCTCGCCTGGTGGGGCGCCGCGCTGCGGGAGGCCAAGGCCCGTCGGCCGTACGGGGGCTGA
- the soxR gene encoding redox-sensitive transcriptional activator SoxR: MSHLAREAREVTVGELAHRSGAAPSALRFYEREGLISSRRTSGNQRRYSRDTLRRVAFIRTSQRLGIPLAAIREVLGLLPDDRTPTREDWARISECWREDLDARIRTLQRLRDNLTECIGCGCLSLDRCVLSNPGDELAAHGPGPRRLIED; this comes from the coding sequence ATGTCGCATCTCGCCCGGGAGGCCAGGGAAGTCACGGTCGGTGAGCTGGCGCACCGCAGCGGTGCAGCCCCCTCGGCACTGCGCTTCTACGAGCGCGAAGGGCTGATCAGCAGCCGCCGCACCTCCGGCAACCAGCGGCGCTACAGCAGGGACACGCTGCGCCGGGTCGCGTTCATCCGGACCTCGCAGCGGCTGGGCATCCCGCTGGCCGCCATCCGCGAGGTGCTGGGGCTGCTGCCGGACGACCGCACACCCACCCGGGAGGACTGGGCCCGGATCTCCGAGTGCTGGCGCGAGGACCTGGACGCCCGGATCCGCACGCTCCAGCGGCTCCGGGACAACCTCACGGAGTGCATCGGCTGCGGCTGCCTGTCGCTGGACCGGTGCGTGCTGTCCAACCCCGGCGACGAACTGGCCGCGCACGGCCCCGGGCCCCGCCGTCTGATCGAGGACTGA
- a CDS encoding aminotransferase class IV: MTNRPDVHIEIDGRPATGLDPAVVPLLQGAYGHFTAMQVRDGRTRGLALHLERLDRATRELFGTGLDGDRVRTLVRHALDRGGRSDAGVRVYVYGAAAEGGAPTVVVTVREARTMPPRPRSMMPVPFLRPVPHVKHAGGVGQPYYGRAAALAGFDDALLTGPGGEIAEGHVANVALWNGTSLVWPEAPALRGVTMALLERLLPSVHREVLLADLGSYPAAVLMNSQGIAPVHRIGTTELAVDEELIRRLTEAYAAVPWDGI; encoded by the coding sequence ATGACGAACCGGCCGGACGTGCACATCGAGATCGACGGCCGGCCGGCGACCGGGCTGGATCCCGCCGTGGTGCCGCTGCTCCAGGGTGCCTACGGCCACTTCACCGCGATGCAGGTGCGCGACGGCCGGACCCGGGGACTGGCGCTGCACCTGGAACGGCTGGACCGTGCGACACGGGAGCTGTTCGGCACGGGCCTCGACGGGGACCGCGTACGGACACTGGTGCGCCACGCGCTCGACCGGGGCGGCCGGAGCGACGCGGGTGTGCGGGTGTACGTGTACGGGGCGGCCGCCGAAGGCGGTGCGCCGACGGTGGTGGTGACCGTGCGGGAGGCGCGGACCATGCCTCCGCGGCCGCGGAGCATGATGCCGGTGCCGTTCCTGCGTCCGGTCCCGCACGTCAAGCACGCGGGCGGGGTCGGCCAGCCGTACTACGGGCGTGCCGCCGCCCTGGCGGGCTTCGACGACGCGCTGCTGACCGGCCCCGGCGGGGAGATCGCGGAAGGCCATGTCGCCAACGTCGCCCTCTGGAACGGCACCTCGCTGGTCTGGCCCGAGGCACCGGCGCTGCGCGGGGTCACCATGGCGCTGCTGGAGCGGCTGCTGCCGTCCGTGCACCGGGAGGTGCTGCTCGCGGACCTCGGCTCCTACCCGGCGGCGGTGCTGATGAACTCGCAGGGCATCGCGCCCGTCCACCGGATCGGCACGACGGAGCTCGCAGTGGACGAGGAGCTGATACGCCGGCTGACCGAGGCGTACGCGGCGGTCCCCTGGGACGGGATCTGA
- a CDS encoding class F sortase gives MKSNGWLLALAVCAGVWLVQNGARPVTPPAPSAAEAFATGRHTDAAAPPLPPSPPVRLRIPRIAVDTPLTRLGLAADNSLEVPPADRGGVAGWYGGGTTPGARGTAIVAGHVDDADGPAVFYKLGTLRRGNRIEVLREDGRTAVFTVDAVEVYENDAFPDRKVYGASRRAELRVITCGGPFDPRTGYRGNVVAFAHLVGVRGPVRS, from the coding sequence ATGAAGTCGAACGGGTGGCTGCTGGCCCTGGCCGTCTGCGCCGGGGTGTGGCTGGTGCAGAACGGGGCTCGGCCCGTCACCCCGCCCGCCCCCTCCGCCGCCGAGGCCTTCGCCACCGGCCGGCACACGGATGCCGCCGCACCCCCGCTGCCGCCGTCGCCGCCGGTGCGGCTGCGCATCCCGCGGATCGCCGTGGACACCCCCCTGACCCGCCTCGGACTGGCCGCCGACAACAGCCTGGAGGTCCCTCCCGCCGACCGGGGCGGGGTGGCCGGCTGGTACGGCGGCGGCACCACTCCGGGTGCCCGGGGCACCGCGATCGTCGCCGGCCATGTCGACGACGCCGACGGGCCCGCCGTCTTCTACAAGCTGGGCACGCTGAGGAGGGGCAACCGCATCGAGGTGCTCCGCGAGGACGGCCGCACGGCGGTCTTCACGGTCGACGCGGTGGAGGTGTACGAGAACGACGCCTTCCCCGACCGGAAGGTGTACGGGGCCTCGCGCCGGGCCGAGCTGCGGGTGATCACCTGCGGCGGCCCGTTCGACCCGCGGACGGGCTACCGGGGCAACGTGGTGGCCTTCGCGCACCTGGTCGGGGTGCGCGGACCGGTCCGGTCCTGA
- a CDS encoding sulfite exporter TauE/SafE family protein, translated as MPDIPLTTLVLLCVAAMAAGWIDAVVGGGGLLLLPALLLGMPQVPAAQILGTNKAVAIVGTTGAAVTYVRKAPVQVGTAVRIGLAALAGSMGGAFFAAGISSDVLRPVIMVVLLGVAAFVMLRPSFGAHVDRGPVTRARIATAVVLVGGGIGFYDGLFGPGTGTFLVLALTAVLHLDLVTASATAKIVNVCTNAGALAMFAYQGTVLWRLAALMAVFNLAGGMFGAWTALRRGAEFVRGVLLVVVFSLVAKLAFDQWSG; from the coding sequence ATGCCTGACATACCGCTGACCACGCTCGTCCTCCTGTGTGTCGCAGCGATGGCGGCCGGCTGGATCGACGCGGTGGTCGGCGGCGGCGGCCTGCTGCTCCTTCCGGCGCTGCTGCTCGGCATGCCGCAGGTGCCCGCCGCGCAGATCCTCGGCACCAACAAGGCGGTCGCCATCGTCGGCACCACCGGCGCGGCGGTCACCTATGTCCGCAAGGCCCCGGTCCAGGTGGGGACGGCCGTACGCATCGGACTCGCGGCGCTCGCCGGCTCCATGGGCGGGGCGTTCTTCGCGGCGGGCATCAGCAGCGACGTGCTCCGGCCGGTGATCATGGTGGTGCTGCTGGGTGTCGCGGCGTTCGTCATGCTGCGCCCGTCCTTCGGAGCCCACGTGGACCGCGGACCCGTCACCCGCGCCCGGATCGCCACCGCGGTCGTCCTCGTCGGCGGCGGCATCGGCTTCTACGACGGCCTGTTCGGGCCCGGAACCGGCACCTTCCTGGTGCTCGCCCTGACCGCCGTGCTCCATCTGGACCTGGTCACGGCCTCCGCCACCGCCAAGATCGTCAACGTGTGCACCAACGCCGGCGCCCTCGCGATGTTCGCCTACCAGGGGACGGTGCTGTGGCGGCTGGCCGCGCTGATGGCGGTGTTCAACCTGGCGGGCGGCATGTTCGGGGCGTGGACGGCCCTCCGCAGAGGCGCGGAGTTCGTGCGCGGGGTGCTGCTCGTGGTCGTGTTCTCGCTGGTGGCGAAGCTGGCGTTCGACCAGTGGTCGGGGTAG